A single genomic interval of Mustela nigripes isolate SB6536 chromosome 7, MUSNIG.SB6536, whole genome shotgun sequence harbors:
- the MRPL30 gene encoding large ribosomal subunit protein uL30m has translation MAGILCSIVQRPPGRLQMMTKGMESLIYMDWIRHKFTKSRIPDKVFQPSPADHEKYGGDPQHPHKLHIVTRIKSTKRRPYWEKDTIKMLGLEKAHTPQVHKNIPSVNAKLKVVKHLIRIKPLKLPQGLPAEEDMSNTCLKSTGELVRWHLNPINQEAVKS, from the exons ATGGCGGGGATTTTGTGCTCAATAGTTCAGAGGCCCCCAGGCAGACTCCAA ATGATGACAAAAGGTATGGAGTCTCTTATTTACATGGATTGGATTCGTCACAAATTTACCAAGTCAAGAATTCCAGATAAA gTATTTCAGCCTTCACCTGCAGATCATGAAAAATATGGTGGGGATCCACAGCATCCTCATAAACTGCATATTGTTACcagaataaaaagtacaaaaagacgTCCATATTGGGAAAAAGATACAATAAAGATGCTTGGACTAGAAAAA GCACATACTCCTCAAGTTCACAAGAATATCCCTTCAGTGAATGCAAAACTGAAAGTGGTTAAACATTTGATAAG GATCAAGCCCCTGAAGTTACCCCAAGGACTTCCAGCAGAGGAGGACATGTCCAACACGTGCCTCAAGAGCACTGGGGAATTAGTGCGGTGGCATCTAAACCCCATAAACCAAGAAGCAGTTAAGTCCTAA